One window of Brevibacillus choshinensis genomic DNA carries:
- a CDS encoding serine hydrolase domain-containing protein: MKTHEWAPSYEAYVQKLIDEFQVPGAIIAVAKDGELFYEKTFGHRDREEQTPVNLDTVFGIGSITKSFTCLAIMLLQEEGKLSVNDPVVTYLPEFRTPDEAHTKATTIHHFMTHTLGLPPLPSLIPAMQRSLEADPTAAELLKHFETYGNQPIDTFEELMAYIGELKFELLGPPGTEFSYSNDAFGLLGTIVERVSGQTYESYVQEHILQPLGMGRSVFHVEELGEDDNIAMLYTPKVMEGIRKVLRAPVAWDSPSMRAAGFLKASARDMLRYAELYRTGGNSHGATIISGESVAQMVSPHAKIDPVRSYGYGLGVLPLTEQHTLIQHTGGIKGVTAQMLIVPEAGITAILLTNVDDAPITDLTLGLLNSLLGRPLDTQYATFADCEVPLARLEQSQGTYKSGEGDEVNIRFDEADGQLVLVMENTELPLRPIGEDAFLFTRRGIDTHVRFVRNPEGEIKRFAMGSRQLPKVEA; the protein is encoded by the coding sequence ATGAAGACGCATGAGTGGGCACCTTCTTATGAGGCATACGTTCAAAAGCTAATCGATGAGTTTCAAGTACCAGGAGCCATCATTGCTGTGGCAAAAGATGGCGAACTTTTCTACGAGAAGACGTTTGGCCATCGGGATCGGGAAGAGCAGACACCTGTCAATCTCGATACGGTATTTGGGATCGGTTCGATCACGAAGTCGTTTACCTGCTTGGCGATTATGCTGCTTCAGGAGGAAGGGAAGCTCTCGGTGAATGATCCGGTCGTGACTTATTTGCCGGAGTTTCGCACGCCTGATGAAGCCCACACAAAAGCGACCACTATACATCACTTCATGACGCATACACTCGGCCTGCCACCCCTGCCTTCGCTCATTCCGGCTATGCAGCGCAGCTTGGAAGCAGATCCGACAGCAGCTGAGCTATTAAAGCATTTTGAGACATACGGAAATCAACCGATCGATACGTTTGAAGAGCTGATGGCCTATATCGGGGAGCTGAAGTTTGAGCTCCTTGGTCCTCCGGGAACAGAGTTCAGCTACTCGAATGATGCTTTTGGGTTGCTCGGAACGATTGTGGAACGCGTCAGTGGCCAGACTTACGAATCGTATGTCCAGGAACATATTCTACAGCCGCTTGGCATGGGGCGTTCCGTCTTTCATGTAGAGGAATTGGGCGAAGACGACAACATTGCCATGCTGTACACTCCCAAGGTGATGGAGGGTATTCGTAAGGTGTTACGCGCTCCAGTCGCGTGGGATTCTCCATCGATGCGCGCAGCAGGTTTTCTCAAAGCCTCCGCTCGTGACATGCTTCGGTATGCAGAGCTGTATCGTACGGGAGGAAACTCACACGGGGCAACGATCATTTCCGGCGAAAGCGTTGCGCAAATGGTATCCCCTCACGCGAAAATCGACCCGGTCCGCAGCTATGGGTACGGGCTAGGGGTTCTTCCGCTTACGGAGCAACATACGTTGATTCAGCACACGGGAGGAATAAAAGGGGTTACCGCGCAAATGCTCATTGTTCCAGAAGCGGGAATCACGGCCATCCTGTTGACCAACGTGGATGATGCGCCGATTACGGATCTGACCTTGGGTCTACTGAACAGCCTGCTCGGTCGCCCTCTTGATACACAGTATGCGACCTTTGCCGATTGCGAGGTGCCGCTTGCACGCTTGGAGCAAAGCCAAGGCACGTATAAGTCTGGGGAAGGGGACGAGGTGAACATCCGTTTTGATGAAGCAGATGGGCAACTGGTTCTCGTCATGGAGAATACGGAGCTACCTTTGCGACCAATCGGTGAGGATGCTTTTCTGTTCACTCGACGCGGTATCGATACACACGTCCGCTTTGTACGTAATCCAGAGGGAGAGATTAAACGATTCGCCATGGGTTCACGCCAACTGCCAAAAGTAGAAGCATAA
- a CDS encoding M55 family metallopeptidase yields MKVFISLDMEGISGITEWEDTIPGRRHYEAGRRLLTQDVNAAIEGALEAGATQIIVNESHGPMNNLILEELHPQADVIRGFFKPLCMMQGIDSSCDAAFFIGYHGKAGTGDAVLNHTLSGLAIHRLVLNGKEVGEAGLNAAIAGVFGVPVVLVTGDSQTAQEVEEDIPGVFTVAVKTGITGLSSQAIHPVRARELIRNQAKEALIHRSKVQPLEPKAQNTIEVEFTKSQFATAVSWMPGVELIEGRTVRFHSQDVVSMMPVLQAMLMITGQVNRMVTG; encoded by the coding sequence ATGAAAGTGTTTATTTCCTTGGATATGGAAGGGATTTCTGGCATCACGGAGTGGGAGGATACGATCCCAGGTCGACGACATTATGAGGCTGGACGACGGTTGTTGACGCAGGATGTCAATGCGGCGATTGAAGGTGCGCTGGAAGCGGGTGCTACACAGATCATCGTCAATGAGTCGCATGGTCCGATGAACAATCTGATTCTGGAAGAGCTGCATCCGCAGGCAGATGTGATCCGCGGGTTTTTCAAGCCTCTGTGCATGATGCAGGGAATCGACAGCAGCTGCGACGCCGCCTTTTTCATCGGGTATCATGGAAAGGCAGGTACGGGTGATGCCGTGCTCAATCATACGCTGTCCGGCTTAGCTATTCATCGGCTTGTCTTGAATGGAAAAGAGGTGGGCGAGGCAGGACTGAACGCAGCGATCGCGGGTGTCTTTGGCGTGCCTGTCGTGCTGGTAACTGGTGACTCGCAAACCGCACAGGAAGTAGAAGAGGATATTCCAGGAGTTTTTACTGTGGCTGTGAAAACGGGCATTACCGGACTCTCTTCCCAAGCGATTCATCCCGTGCGCGCACGCGAGCTCATCCGCAATCAGGCAAAAGAGGCACTCATCCATCGCAGCAAGGTGCAGCCGCTCGAACCAAAAGCACAGAATACGATTGAAGTGGAGTTTACCAAATCCCAGTTTGCCACGGCAGTCAGCTGGATGCCCGGCGTGGAGCTGATCGAAGGGCGTACGGTTCGCTTTCATTCTCAGGATGTGGTGAGCATGATGCCTGTGCTGCAAGCGATGCTGATGATTACCGGGCAAGTGAATCGGATGGTTACAGGATGA
- a CDS encoding serine hydrolase, with the protein MSLQEKLEAVLSESSATFGVVVKHLETQEEAQINSNDYFQMASTFKVPILATLFRDVSEGRLSLEQRIRLTEDDLVPGSGVLQEFLPGAEVAVKDLAMLMIIVSDNLGTDKVLELVGTERVEAFMKELGLAHISIRNSCWELLSIGGGLGGEKKGLEGFHKLKQKFQTSGIDADSVIFQPIPENNVATPADMGKLLELIATGQLVSQEACDSILDIMKRQQLRNRIPYLLPDKTIIACKSGTIGSVVNDVGIVYLPEGKGAFTIAAFSHGNHSTKEGERMIARLTLTAYEHFAHSEE; encoded by the coding sequence ATGAGTTTGCAGGAAAAGCTGGAGGCAGTACTATCGGAATCTTCCGCGACTTTTGGGGTAGTAGTGAAACACTTGGAGACACAGGAAGAGGCGCAAATCAATAGCAATGACTATTTCCAAATGGCGAGCACGTTCAAGGTGCCGATCCTAGCTACCCTTTTTCGTGATGTAAGCGAAGGAAGGCTAAGTCTGGAGCAACGCATTCGTCTGACGGAAGATGATTTGGTTCCCGGGTCAGGGGTGCTCCAAGAGTTTTTGCCAGGAGCAGAAGTAGCCGTCAAGGATCTGGCGATGTTGATGATTATCGTCAGCGACAATCTTGGGACCGACAAAGTGCTAGAGCTGGTAGGAACGGAACGTGTGGAAGCGTTTATGAAAGAACTGGGGCTTGCCCATATTTCCATTCGAAATAGCTGCTGGGAACTACTTAGTATCGGCGGAGGGTTGGGTGGAGAGAAAAAAGGGCTGGAAGGCTTTCATAAGCTGAAGCAAAAATTCCAGACTTCTGGTATCGACGCGGATAGCGTGATCTTTCAACCGATCCCGGAAAACAACGTCGCTACACCGGCTGACATGGGCAAATTGCTGGAGCTGATCGCTACCGGACAATTGGTGTCGCAGGAAGCCTGCGACAGTATTCTCGACATCATGAAGCGGCAGCAGCTGCGCAACCGTATTCCGTATCTTTTGCCAGACAAGACCATCATTGCCTGCAAATCCGGAACAATCGGCAGCGTTGTGAATGATGTGGGCATCGTCTACCTCCCAGAAGGCAAAGGCGCGTTTACGATCGCTGCCTTTTCGCACGGGAACCATTCGACAAAAGAGGGCGAGCGCATGATTGCTCGGTTGACGCTTACCGCCTATGAACATTTTGCCCACAGCGAGGAGTAA
- a CDS encoding GNAT family N-acetyltransferase, with protein sequence MRPELEYRTMTTALQMVEMEDLQRRIWGPSSISPVPQLMAAIHNGGVVIAAFHDEKPVGFCYGFAGFKQGKSHLCSHMLGILPEYRDWGIGKQLKLSQRDWAIENGYDKMTWTYDPLESRNAYLNLCKLGGTVSTYLDSYYGDMGDGINKGMPTDRFLLEWELTSERVVHCIEGSPVDSDDWCEYPYVLDWELRNEQPFPVVRQGLGEYEGILLAVPAAIQKLKQEHLATAMEWRLALRNLCKEAFSQGYVVVGLLKNDEPVHAYVLERNVKGEK encoded by the coding sequence ATGCGGCCAGAATTGGAATACCGCACGATGACCACTGCCCTTCAGATGGTGGAAATGGAAGACCTGCAACGGAGGATTTGGGGACCGAGTAGCATCTCACCCGTTCCGCAGTTGATGGCCGCGATCCACAACGGTGGGGTCGTTATAGCCGCCTTCCACGATGAGAAGCCGGTCGGATTTTGTTATGGCTTTGCTGGTTTCAAACAGGGCAAGTCGCATTTGTGCTCCCATATGTTGGGGATCTTACCCGAATATCGCGACTGGGGAATAGGCAAGCAGCTCAAGCTCAGCCAGAGAGACTGGGCAATCGAAAATGGATATGACAAAATGACGTGGACGTATGATCCGCTCGAATCACGGAATGCCTACCTGAATCTGTGCAAGCTGGGTGGAACAGTAAGCACCTACCTGGATTCGTACTATGGGGACATGGGCGACGGCATTAATAAAGGCATGCCGACCGATCGGTTTTTACTGGAGTGGGAACTGACATCAGAGCGTGTCGTCCATTGTATAGAAGGTTCCCCCGTTGATAGTGATGATTGGTGTGAGTATCCTTATGTGCTTGATTGGGAGCTGAGGAATGAACAACCGTTCCCAGTAGTGCGGCAGGGGCTAGGGGAATACGAGGGAATCTTGCTCGCGGTACCAGCAGCGATCCAAAAGCTGAAACAAGAGCATCTCGCCACAGCTATGGAGTGGCGTCTTGCTTTGCGCAACCTTTGCAAGGAAGCTTTTTCACAAGGCTATGTAGTAGTCGGCTTGCTGAAGAATGACGAGCCAGTGCATGCGTATGTGCTGGAGCGAAATGTAAAGGGGGAAAAGTGA
- the menC gene encoding o-succinylbenzoate synthase — MKIEKVEIKRLHLPLKEAFEASIGQQTKRDFLLVSVHSEGEVGYGESVAMPTPFYNEETTETVLYMLETFLIPILLNNPIESPEDVARLFAPIRRNQMAKAALEGAVWDLYAKQKGISLAHALGGTRKEIEVGVSVGIEKSVEEVVHKVEGFVADGYKKIKVKIKPGFDIALIEGLRKRFGDSLPLMADANSAYSLDQLDLIKELDNYNLIMIEQPLAHDDIVDHARLQHQMKTPICLDESIHTYEDARRAIELGSCKIINIKVGRVGGLTESKKLHDLCLAHDVPVWCGGMFESGVGRAHNIAITSLANFTIPGDTATSSRYWEQDIVTPGVEFAKPGILAVPVGPGIGYEINWDVVKSLQVMEKSYEQTNVSI; from the coding sequence ATGAAAATCGAGAAAGTGGAGATAAAAAGATTGCATCTGCCGCTAAAAGAAGCGTTTGAAGCAAGCATTGGACAGCAGACCAAGAGGGACTTCTTGCTGGTCAGTGTGCACAGTGAAGGGGAAGTAGGCTATGGGGAGAGCGTAGCCATGCCGACACCTTTTTATAATGAAGAAACGACAGAAACGGTTCTCTACATGCTGGAGACGTTCCTGATTCCGATCCTGTTAAACAATCCGATTGAGTCGCCTGAGGACGTGGCCCGTCTCTTTGCCCCGATCCGTCGCAATCAAATGGCGAAAGCGGCTCTGGAGGGCGCAGTCTGGGATCTGTATGCAAAGCAAAAAGGAATCTCACTGGCTCACGCGTTGGGCGGCACTCGCAAAGAAATTGAAGTGGGAGTCAGTGTCGGCATCGAGAAGTCCGTCGAAGAAGTCGTTCATAAGGTAGAAGGCTTTGTCGCGGATGGCTACAAGAAAATCAAGGTGAAGATTAAACCGGGCTTTGATATTGCTCTAATTGAGGGATTGCGTAAGCGCTTTGGAGATTCCTTGCCATTGATGGCGGATGCCAACTCCGCCTATTCCCTCGATCAGCTCGATCTCATCAAAGAACTGGATAACTACAACCTGATCATGATCGAGCAGCCACTTGCCCATGATGATATCGTCGACCACGCTCGACTCCAGCACCAAATGAAGACGCCGATCTGCCTCGATGAGAGCATCCATACGTATGAAGATGCCAGACGAGCGATTGAACTGGGCAGCTGCAAAATTATCAACATCAAAGTAGGCCGTGTCGGTGGACTTACGGAATCCAAGAAGCTTCATGACCTCTGTCTGGCCCATGATGTCCCGGTATGGTGCGGAGGCATGTTTGAGAGCGGTGTAGGTCGGGCACACAACATTGCGATTACCTCTCTCGCCAACTTTACCATTCCGGGCGATACCGCGACATCCAGCCGTTACTGGGAACAGGACATCGTCACGCCAGGGGTCGAATTCGCCAAGCCTGGTATACTCGCAGTCCCAGTAGGTCCAGGGATTGGTTACGAGATTAACTGGGATGTAGTGAAGTCCTTGCAAGTAATGGAAAAAAGCTACGAGCAGACAAACGTGTCGATATGA
- a CDS encoding ABC transporter ATP-binding protein — MKQNETVLDIERLSLKLKTERGTFTAVNQVSFQIGAGETVALVGESGCGKSVTSLSIMGLISKKTGALDGSIRFKEKVLNQLTEHEMRQIRGRDISMIFQEPMTSLNPVHTIGKQIDEVYRLHTSLTKQERRAKTIDMLRKVGIPRAESIVNDFPHQLSGGMKQRVMIAMAMACEPDLLIADEPTTALDVTIQAQILDLMNDLKQTAQTAILLITHDLGVVAEMADRVMVMYYGEIVEEADVRTIFSNPKHPYTVGLLQSIPSLETQSNRLTPIDGNVPILGEVQEGCPFSSRCMHAVEKCRKEKPPVISTGKHSVRCWVYQDKEVAI; from the coding sequence ATGAAACAGAACGAGACCGTGTTGGATATCGAACGGCTCTCTCTGAAATTGAAAACAGAGCGAGGAACGTTTACGGCAGTGAATCAAGTCAGCTTTCAGATCGGAGCGGGAGAAACGGTAGCGCTGGTGGGAGAATCAGGCTGCGGCAAAAGCGTGACCTCGCTGTCGATCATGGGACTTATTTCGAAAAAAACGGGGGCGCTCGACGGCAGCATCCGGTTTAAAGAAAAGGTCTTGAATCAGTTGACAGAGCATGAAATGCGTCAGATTCGCGGTCGCGATATCTCCATGATATTCCAGGAGCCGATGACTTCACTGAATCCGGTGCATACGATCGGGAAGCAGATCGATGAGGTGTACCGGCTGCATACGAGCCTCACCAAACAAGAACGGCGTGCCAAGACTATCGACATGCTGCGGAAGGTAGGGATTCCTCGGGCGGAGAGTATCGTCAATGACTTTCCCCATCAGCTCTCGGGTGGGATGAAGCAGCGGGTCATGATTGCGATGGCGATGGCTTGCGAGCCTGACCTACTCATTGCGGATGAGCCGACAACGGCATTGGATGTAACGATTCAGGCCCAGATTCTCGACTTAATGAACGATTTGAAACAGACGGCGCAGACGGCTATTTTGCTGATCACCCATGACTTGGGTGTCGTGGCGGAAATGGCTGACCGCGTGATGGTCATGTACTACGGCGAAATTGTAGAAGAAGCAGATGTGCGGACAATTTTCTCCAATCCCAAGCATCCATACACCGTAGGACTCTTGCAGTCGATCCCGAGTCTGGAGACACAGAGCAACAGGCTGACGCCAATTGACGGGAATGTGCCGATTTTGGGAGAAGTGCAGGAAGGCTGTCCATTTAGCTCTCGCTGCATGCATGCGGTAGAAAAGTGCAGGAAGGAAAAACCACCTGTCATCAGTACGGGGAAGCACTCCGTCCGCTGCTGGGTCTATCAGGATAAGGAGGTGGCGATATGA
- a CDS encoding ABC transporter permease: MRAAESPVTPSPSYWSQVAKRLFRNKTAMAGAIILVLFTIGCVCAPWLAPYPIDQMNFKDRMMEPGAKHLLGTDDFGRDIFSRLLYGGRISLLTGLITVTIASAIGVTLGIIAGYYRRLEIYIMQVMDILLALPALLLAIAIIAVLGPGLTNAMIAIVIAVIPSYVRVVRASVLTIREKEYIEAVRALGIKDAVILAKHILPNILSPIIVLMTLQFGSSILAAAALSFLGLGAQPPMPEWGAMVYVGKAFLGQAWWMSMFPGMAIMLVVLGFNLLGDGLRDALDPK; this comes from the coding sequence ATTCGAGCAGCGGAATCTCCGGTGACTCCATCACCATCCTACTGGTCGCAGGTGGCCAAACGACTGTTTCGGAACAAGACGGCGATGGCCGGTGCCATCATTTTGGTTCTGTTTACCATCGGCTGTGTCTGTGCGCCGTGGCTAGCGCCTTATCCGATTGATCAGATGAACTTCAAGGACCGCATGATGGAACCCGGTGCCAAGCATTTGCTCGGGACGGACGACTTTGGGCGCGATATTTTTTCTCGCCTTCTGTATGGCGGTAGAATTTCGCTTTTGACAGGCTTGATTACCGTCACCATCGCGTCGGCTATCGGCGTGACGCTGGGGATCATCGCAGGCTACTATCGGCGTCTGGAAATCTACATCATGCAGGTGATGGATATCTTGCTCGCTTTGCCAGCATTGCTGTTGGCTATCGCGATCATCGCCGTGTTGGGGCCAGGCTTGACCAATGCCATGATCGCCATCGTCATCGCTGTGATTCCCTCCTACGTCAGGGTCGTACGTGCTTCTGTCCTCACGATTCGGGAAAAGGAGTACATCGAAGCAGTGCGGGCGTTGGGGATCAAGGATGCTGTGATTTTAGCCAAGCACATTTTGCCCAATATATTATCCCCGATCATCGTCTTGATGACCTTGCAATTCGGTAGCAGTATTCTCGCCGCAGCGGCTCTCAGCTTTCTCGGTCTGGGTGCGCAGCCGCCCATGCCGGAATGGGGTGCCATGGTGTATGTGGGCAAGGCATTTTTGGGGCAGGCTTGGTGGATGTCCATGTTCCCTGGTATGGCAATCATGCTGGTGGTTCTAGGCTTTAACTTGTTGGGCGACGGTTTGCGCGATGCGCTTGATCCAAAATAA
- a CDS encoding ABC transporter ATP-binding protein, protein MSENLLVVDNLKTYFPMKKGLFGQTSGHIKAVDGVSFQLKKGETLGIVGESGCGKSTTGRSILQLVKPSDGSVRFDGEELISMPEAKLRNMRSQMQIIFQDPYSSLNPRLTVSTILAEALSAGATQTDPRPMRERVLELLSLVGLNPQHADRYPHEFSGGQRQRIGIARAIAVKPKLIVADEPVSALDVSIQAQILNLLDELQDDMGLTYLFISHDLGVIRHISDRIAVMYLGRIVEIADKKSLFERPLHPYTQALISAVPVPNPEKKKERIVLGGDVPSPANPPVGCAFHPRCRHAMDICRTVRPTELEMNQDHVVACHLYGDDERSK, encoded by the coding sequence ATGAGCGAAAATCTGCTGGTGGTAGATAACCTCAAAACGTACTTCCCTATGAAAAAGGGGCTATTCGGGCAGACTTCCGGTCATATCAAGGCGGTAGATGGCGTCTCTTTTCAGTTAAAAAAAGGGGAGACGTTGGGAATCGTCGGGGAGAGTGGCTGTGGAAAGTCAACGACAGGCCGCAGTATTTTGCAGTTGGTAAAGCCTAGCGATGGCTCCGTCCGTTTTGATGGGGAAGAGCTGATTTCCATGCCGGAAGCCAAGCTGAGAAATATGCGCAGCCAAATGCAGATCATCTTTCAGGATCCCTACTCATCGCTGAATCCACGATTAACTGTCTCTACCATATTAGCCGAAGCATTGTCTGCGGGTGCTACCCAAACAGACCCACGTCCGATGCGCGAGAGAGTACTAGAGCTGTTGAGTCTGGTTGGCTTGAATCCACAGCATGCAGATCGTTACCCGCATGAATTCAGTGGCGGACAGCGGCAACGCATCGGAATTGCACGTGCTATTGCAGTAAAGCCCAAGCTGATTGTAGCGGATGAACCGGTTTCTGCTCTGGATGTATCTATTCAGGCGCAAATTTTGAATTTATTGGATGAATTGCAGGATGACATGGGATTGACCTACTTGTTCATCTCCCATGATTTAGGAGTGATTCGCCACATTAGTGATCGCATTGCGGTCATGTACTTGGGGCGGATTGTAGAGATCGCGGATAAAAAGAGCCTCTTTGAAAGGCCTCTGCACCCTTATACACAAGCATTGATTTCAGCAGTACCTGTCCCAAATCCCGAAAAAAAGAAGGAACGGATCGTTCTCGGTGGAGATGTCCCTAGCCCGGCGAATCCACCTGTCGGCTGCGCCTTTCACCCTCGCTGCCGGCATGCGATGGACATTTGCAGAACCGTTCGACCAACCGAACTCGAAATGAATCAAGATCATGTCGTGGCCTGCCATTTATACGGGGACGACGAGAGGAGCAAATGA
- a CDS encoding serine hydrolase, which yields MEQLKAYAEKLMETAKLPGTFIGIAKEGELVYTKGIGYRDAEQQAGVTLDTVFGIGSITKSFTCVAIMQLQEAGKLSVDDPVVKYLPEFRTKDEELTKKITIGHFMSHTSGLPSLPSLYYAMRRSMEIDPALKETGSKFDLTAHEPIDTYEQLMAFIDELDVELLGEPGTEFSYSNDGYALLGAIIERVSGQTYESFLKEHLLDPANMKHTAFFTEDLGDYDNITTLYTSKKTEEGKEVFAAPLWWDAPSMRAAGFLKSTGRDMLSYAEIFRTGGTVGENRILSKESVQQMIGNYAGLEPSRHYGYGFMVTPEFRGGTLIEHGGALKGIAAQLCIVPEENITCVVLTNLDGAPSAELLAATINTAQSLPVEESIVSYSDYPVSSDELEAFTGVYKSGEGEQVQVSFGDGGGLVLTMQGTDYSLRPVGEDSFAFEMSTGLVKWIRFIRDDSGSVIRVSFHFRQLIKEIKEA from the coding sequence ATGGAACAGTTGAAAGCGTATGCAGAAAAGTTGATGGAAACTGCCAAGCTCCCAGGTACCTTTATCGGGATTGCCAAAGAGGGGGAGCTCGTCTATACGAAAGGCATCGGCTATCGGGATGCTGAGCAACAAGCAGGAGTGACACTGGATACAGTATTTGGCATTGGCTCCATTACGAAGTCGTTTACCTGCGTAGCAATCATGCAGCTGCAGGAAGCAGGGAAGCTATCTGTCGATGATCCGGTGGTCAAGTATTTGCCGGAGTTTCGGACAAAGGATGAGGAGCTGACCAAAAAAATCACCATTGGGCATTTCATGTCGCATACGTCCGGGCTGCCTTCGCTACCATCCCTTTACTATGCGATGCGGCGCAGCATGGAGATCGACCCTGCGTTAAAGGAAACAGGAAGCAAATTTGATCTTACGGCACATGAGCCGATTGATACGTATGAGCAGCTGATGGCTTTTATCGATGAATTAGATGTTGAGTTGCTGGGAGAGCCGGGTACGGAATTCAGCTATAGCAATGATGGTTACGCGTTGCTTGGGGCCATTATCGAGCGTGTCAGCGGGCAAACCTACGAAAGCTTTCTAAAAGAGCATTTGCTCGATCCGGCGAACATGAAACACACCGCGTTTTTTACAGAGGATTTGGGTGATTACGACAACATTACGACCCTCTACACCAGCAAAAAAACCGAGGAAGGAAAAGAAGTATTCGCTGCGCCACTTTGGTGGGATGCGCCGTCGATGCGAGCTGCTGGTTTTTTGAAATCGACCGGTCGCGATATGCTCTCTTACGCCGAAATCTTCCGGACAGGTGGAACAGTCGGAGAGAACCGAATCCTTTCTAAAGAGAGCGTCCAGCAAATGATCGGCAACTATGCTGGACTGGAGCCGTCTCGTCATTATGGGTACGGATTTATGGTCACACCTGAGTTTCGTGGAGGAACATTGATTGAACACGGTGGAGCGCTAAAAGGGATCGCTGCCCAGCTGTGCATTGTGCCTGAGGAGAACATCACCTGCGTCGTCTTGACCAATCTGGACGGTGCCCCTTCGGCAGAACTACTGGCTGCAACCATTAACACAGCGCAGTCACTTCCAGTTGAAGAATCGATCGTCAGTTATTCCGATTATCCTGTTTCGTCCGACGAGCTAGAAGCTTTTACAGGTGTGTATAAATCAGGCGAAGGCGAGCAGGTGCAGGTTTCTTTCGGAGATGGCGGTGGGCTCGTACTAACCATGCAAGGGACGGATTATTCGTTGAGACCGGTTGGCGAAGATAGCTTTGCCTTTGAGATGAGCACAGGTTTGGTAAAATGGATCCGCTTTATCCGTGACGATTCTGGCAGCGTCATCCGAGTTTCCTTCCATTTCCGCCAGCTGATCAAAGAAATCAAGGAGGCGTGA
- a CDS encoding cold-shock protein, translating to MEQGTVKWFNAEKGFGFIEREGAEDVFVHFSAIQGEGFKSLDEGQKVTFDVEKGQRGPQATNVQKV from the coding sequence ATGGAACAAGGTACAGTGAAATGGTTTAACGCAGAAAAAGGTTTTGGATTCATCGAACGTGAAGGCGCAGAAGACGTATTCGTTCACTTCTCCGCTATTCAAGGCGAAGGTTTCAAATCCCTTGACGAAGGTCAAAAAGTAACTTTTGACGTAGAAAAAGGCCAACGTGGCCCACAAGCTACTAACGTTCAAAAAGTTTAA